DNA sequence from the Candidatus Hydrogenedentota bacterium genome:
CATCGTTGAGGCAGGACCGTAGTCCGTGGTAGGCTCTATGGCATGCGTTCTGGGGGAGTCCGGATAGAGCCGCGGTATAAGCGAGTCTTTTTCACGGCCTTGCCTAAGGGACCTTTGAGGGAAGGTTAGGAATACGGGTGTGCTCGGAAATTACAGAGATCGTGGCCATTGACGGACCAGTAGGCGCCGGCAAGAGCTCGGTGGGCCGCCGCGTGGCGGAGGTCCTGGGTTTTGCATACCTGGATACGGGGGCCATGTACCGCGCAGCCACGTGGTGGGCTATGCACAATGGCGTCAACCTCGACGATCCCGCCGCGCTTACCCGCGCTACACGGGAAATGCCCCTCGATATGAGCGAGCAAGACGGCGTCCTGCGGGTCATGGCGGGTGGTTCGGACATCACGGAGGAGATTCGAACCCCGGAAATTACGCGCCAAGTCTACAAGCTCGACCATGTTGCGGGCGTGCGAGCTCATCTCGTGGAACTGCAGCGGGCGTTCAGTGCGCGCCAGCCCACCGTTGCGGACGGGCGTGACATGGGCACCGTGGTGTTTCCAAAGGCCCGTTGGAAGGTTTATATGGACGCGTCGCTCGGCGAACGGGTGAGGCGCCGCGCGGCCCAGCTCGCGGAAAAAGGCGTCCAGGTGGACGTGGCGGAGTTGACGAGAGACATCGAGGAACGCGACCAGAAAAACCTGAACCGCCCGGTTTCTCCGTTGCGGCAAGCCGATGATGCGCGATTGCTGGATACCTCGGGTCTTTCGTTTGACGAGGCTGTCTCCGCAATCGTCAACATCGTACGGGGGGTATCGTGAGTTCGTCTAGGAACGTTTTAGCCTGGTCCTATCCACCCAGCGAACGGGAGTTGGTCCGGGCCTTGGCCGAGGAACTCGAGGTGCCTGCCCTGGTGGCCCAATTGCTTATCATCCGCGGCGCTACGACGCCCAAACTCGGACACCAGTTCCTGAACCCCTCCGCCGAAGACCTGTCAGACCCGTTTGACCTCGGCGGGGTGGACCGCGCCGTAGAGCGGTTGCGCATTGCGCGCGAGCGCGAACAGAAGGTGCTGGTCTTTGGCGATTACGACGTTGACGGGATCACCGGCACGGCGGTCCTGTATAACGCATTGCGGGAGTATGGGCTCCGTTCGTGCGCGTACGATATGCCAAACCGTCTGGAAGAAGGGTATGGGATTAACGCCGAGCGCGTTTGGCAGGCCCGAGACGAGAAGGTCGACCTGATCATTACCGTGGACAACGGCGTTACCGCGCGGGACGCGGCCGACGCCGCCCGGGAGGCGGGCATCGGAATGATCATCACGGACCACCACGAACCCGAAGGCGCGCTTCCCGCCGCTGACGTTATTATTGATCCCAAGCTCGACGGTCCGGCCCACCCTTGCTACGACGTCTGCGGGGCCGCCGTGGCCTTCAAACTGGCTTCCGCTCTCACGGGCAAGATGCACGACTTGGACCTCGTTGCGCTGGGCACGGTGGCGGACATCGTCCCCCTGCGCGGCGAGAACCGTATTCTGGTTGCGCTCGGGCTGCGTGACGCGCCCGCACGGTTGCGGCCTGGTCTGATGAAACTGGCCCAGGTTGCGCGTGTCAACCTGGAGACGCTGACCGCGCGCAATGTCGCATATCAACTTGCTCCCCGCATCAATGCGGGCGGGCGGCTGGGCGCGGGTATCACGGGGATGAGCCTTATCCTGGCCGAGTCCCTGGAGGCAGCGGAGCCCATCGCCCGCGAACTCGATCGGGCCAACACCGAACGCCGTGACATCGAAGCCGCGATTCTCGAAGAGGCGTTGGAGGAGTTGGCGGAAACGTTCAGGGACGAACAGCGCAGTATCGTGCTTGCCCGCAAGGGGTGGCACCAGGGCGTCATCGGCATAGTGGCTTCCCGCCTGCAACGCCATTTCTACCGGCCCGTTGCTCTCATCGCCGTCGACGAGGACGGAATCGGCCACGGGTCCGTTCGCGGCATTCCTGAGTTCGATGTGTCGACGGGGCTAACCGGGTGCTGTGAGCATCTGGTCAAATTCGGCGGGCACCGCGCCGCGGGCGGGCTGACCATTGCCGAAGAGAAGCTCGGCGCATTTCACCAGGCCTTTGAAAACGAAGCGACACGCCAGTTGCACGACCGCGAGTTGAAGGCGGTGCTTCCCATCGACGCCCTGATTTCTTTCAGCCAGGTGGACGGCCAACTCTTGAAGTACCTGGACCTTCTGGAACCCTACGGCCACGGCAACTCCGAGCCCATATTCTGCACGTACGGGGTGGAGGTGGTTCCCCATTCGTGCCGGTTGCTGCGGGGAGGCCATATTAAGCTCATGTTGCGTGACGGAGCACGGACCTTTCCCGCCATCGGGTTCCAAATGGGAGATTGTTTCGAGACTCTGCGAGATGCAGCGCTGGTAAATGCTGCCTTCACACCCCAGCTCAACACTTACCGGAACGAGACAATCATCCAGCTTATTCTCAAAGATGTCCGGCCCGCCGAGTGAGCCATATCACGAACGACGATGCCCCAACTGACTTCCCAAAGGGAAACATGCTAGGATCTGCAGCATGCCCACATGTATCGAAACAACCGATTTAACAAAATGCTACGGGCACGTGGTCGCGGTGGGCGGCTTGTCCCTGAGAATCGAGGT
Encoded proteins:
- the cmk gene encoding (d)CMP kinase → MCSEITEIVAIDGPVGAGKSSVGRRVAEVLGFAYLDTGAMYRAATWWAMHNGVNLDDPAALTRATREMPLDMSEQDGVLRVMAGGSDITEEIRTPEITRQVYKLDHVAGVRAHLVELQRAFSARQPTVADGRDMGTVVFPKARWKVYMDASLGERVRRRAAQLAEKGVQVDVAELTRDIEERDQKNLNRPVSPLRQADDARLLDTSGLSFDEAVSAIVNIVRGVS
- the recJ gene encoding single-stranded-DNA-specific exonuclease RecJ; amino-acid sequence: MSSSRNVLAWSYPPSERELVRALAEELEVPALVAQLLIIRGATTPKLGHQFLNPSAEDLSDPFDLGGVDRAVERLRIAREREQKVLVFGDYDVDGITGTAVLYNALREYGLRSCAYDMPNRLEEGYGINAERVWQARDEKVDLIITVDNGVTARDAADAAREAGIGMIITDHHEPEGALPAADVIIDPKLDGPAHPCYDVCGAAVAFKLASALTGKMHDLDLVALGTVADIVPLRGENRILVALGLRDAPARLRPGLMKLAQVARVNLETLTARNVAYQLAPRINAGGRLGAGITGMSLILAESLEAAEPIARELDRANTERRDIEAAILEEALEELAETFRDEQRSIVLARKGWHQGVIGIVASRLQRHFYRPVALIAVDEDGIGHGSVRGIPEFDVSTGLTGCCEHLVKFGGHRAAGGLTIAEEKLGAFHQAFENEATRQLHDRELKAVLPIDALISFSQVDGQLLKYLDLLEPYGHGNSEPIFCTYGVEVVPHSCRLLRGGHIKLMLRDGARTFPAIGFQMGDCFETLRDAALVNAAFTPQLNTYRNETIIQLILKDVRPAE